The Toxorhynchites rutilus septentrionalis strain SRP chromosome 3, ASM2978413v1, whole genome shotgun sequence genome includes a region encoding these proteins:
- the LOC129776717 gene encoding mediator of RNA polymerase II transcription subunit 31 isoform X2 translates to MNPYGLPVETEDAQKLRFQVELEFVQCLANPNYLHFLAQRGFFKDNAFINYLKYLLYWKEPEYAKYLKYPMCLYFLDLLQYEHFRREIVNAQCCKFIDDQAILLWQHYTRRRTRLTSLGTTSLTGLAVGGQPVGGGVQGTLLSNEPVPMTTNNNNNTSSTNANNSQHAGQQQQNGSIMTQQNGLSNNTGISGVVLGTTGSGGANLGSQKVS, encoded by the exons ATGAATCCATATGGTT tacccgttgaaacagAAGACGCGCAGAAACTACGCTTTCAGGTCGAACTTGAATTCGTACAATGTCTCGCGAACCCCAATTATTTACACT TTCTCGCCCAACGCGGTTTCTTTAAGGACAACGCCTTTATCAACTATCTAAAGTATCTCCTTTACTGGAAGGAGCCGGAGTACGCAAAATATTTGAAGTATCCGATGTGTCTGTATTTTCTGGATTTACTACAATATGAACATTTCCGGCGCGAAATTGTGAACGCCCAGTGCTGTAAGTTCATTGACGATCAAGCCATTCTTCTGTGGCAACACTATACACGGAGGCGTACAAGGCTCACATCGCTGGGCACGACTAGCCTCACTGGTCTTGCCGTCGGTGGACAACCGGTTGGTGGGGGCGTCCAGGGCACTTTACTTTCGAACGAACCGGTGCCGATGACtaccaataataataataacaccaGCAGTACCAATGCCAACAATTCACAGCACGCAGGACAACAGCAGCAGAACGGCAGTATCATGACCCAGCAGAATGGACTGTCCAATAATACTGGAATATCAGGGGTCGTTTTGGGGACGACTGGAAGTGGCGGTGCGAATCTCGGTAGTCAAAAAGTGTCCTAA
- the LOC129776717 gene encoding mediator of RNA polymerase II transcription subunit 31 isoform X1, with translation MANKMVGKGKLPVETEDAQKLRFQVELEFVQCLANPNYLHFLAQRGFFKDNAFINYLKYLLYWKEPEYAKYLKYPMCLYFLDLLQYEHFRREIVNAQCCKFIDDQAILLWQHYTRRRTRLTSLGTTSLTGLAVGGQPVGGGVQGTLLSNEPVPMTTNNNNNTSSTNANNSQHAGQQQQNGSIMTQQNGLSNNTGISGVVLGTTGSGGANLGSQKVS, from the exons ATGGCTAACAAGATGGTCGGGAAGGGTAAAC tacccgttgaaacagAAGACGCGCAGAAACTACGCTTTCAGGTCGAACTTGAATTCGTACAATGTCTCGCGAACCCCAATTATTTACACT TTCTCGCCCAACGCGGTTTCTTTAAGGACAACGCCTTTATCAACTATCTAAAGTATCTCCTTTACTGGAAGGAGCCGGAGTACGCAAAATATTTGAAGTATCCGATGTGTCTGTATTTTCTGGATTTACTACAATATGAACATTTCCGGCGCGAAATTGTGAACGCCCAGTGCTGTAAGTTCATTGACGATCAAGCCATTCTTCTGTGGCAACACTATACACGGAGGCGTACAAGGCTCACATCGCTGGGCACGACTAGCCTCACTGGTCTTGCCGTCGGTGGACAACCGGTTGGTGGGGGCGTCCAGGGCACTTTACTTTCGAACGAACCGGTGCCGATGACtaccaataataataataacaccaGCAGTACCAATGCCAACAATTCACAGCACGCAGGACAACAGCAGCAGAACGGCAGTATCATGACCCAGCAGAATGGACTGTCCAATAATACTGGAATATCAGGGGTCGTTTTGGGGACGACTGGAAGTGGCGGTGCGAATCTCGGTAGTCAAAAAGTGTCCTAA